In Tenacibaculum pacificus, a single window of DNA contains:
- the clpP gene encoding ATP-dependent Clp endopeptidase proteolytic subunit ClpP → MDYGKEFEKYATKEHGINSTYLGKITSSLTPYIMEERQMNITQMDVFSRLMMDRIIFLGTGVNDQVANVIQAQLLFLESVDANKDISIYINSPGGGVYAGLGIYDTMQFIKPDVATICTGMAASMGAVLMCAGAKGKRSALPHSRIMIHQPMGGAQGQASDMEITVKEIGKLKTELYDIIADHSGQTFEKVQEDSDRDYWMKADEAKAYGMVDEILKRK, encoded by the coding sequence ATGGATTACGGAAAAGAATTCGAAAAATACGCAACAAAAGAGCACGGTATAAATAGTACATATTTAGGTAAAATTACAAGTAGTTTAACGCCATACATTATGGAAGAGCGTCAAATGAACATTACTCAAATGGATGTTTTTTCTCGTTTAATGATGGACAGAATTATCTTTTTAGGTACTGGTGTTAATGACCAAGTAGCAAATGTAATTCAAGCGCAATTATTGTTCTTAGAAAGTGTAGATGCTAATAAAGATATTTCAATATATATCAATTCTCCAGGAGGTGGTGTGTATGCAGGATTAGGTATTTACGATACAATGCAATTTATTAAGCCAGATGTAGCTACAATTTGTACAGGTATGGCTGCTTCTATGGGAGCTGTATTAATGTGTGCTGGTGCTAAAGGAAAACGTTCTGCGTTACCACATTCACGTATTATGATTCACCAACCAATGGGAGGTGCACAAGGTCAAGCTTCTGATATGGAAATTACCGTAAAAGAAATAGGAAAGTTAAAAACTGAATTATATGATATTATAGCAGATCATTCAGGGCAAACTTTTGAAAAAGTACAAGAAGATTCTGATAGAGATTATTGGATGAAAGCCGATGAAGCGAAAGCTTACGGAATGGTAGATGAAATTTTAAAAAGAAAATAA
- a CDS encoding trigger factor: protein MNITKQNVDALNAVVKIDIVAEDYQAKVNTELEARRKKSTHPGFRKGEAPMDVIKKQHEIEIVVEEVNKLVQQSLNKFLGEEKLDLLGNPLPKANKDFNWNDKDFSFEFELGLAPEFDVDLAPAKNITKYSIFATDELLDKEIENIQVRFGSQLPVDAANEEANVTGTFVNEAKEINQKATVSVKEINGKANLEKFVGAKAGDVLELGTKGLFEDAHKLQEVLGVPHEAVHALDVNVSFTIDEVTKTEPAPLEKDLFDKLFVDGSVTTTAELKGKIKEDAEKQFEQHADQQLLNAITENLVQNTKFDLPSAFLQKWLQTAGEKELTIDEAAAEYNKSEKGLRYQLIEGKVMRDNEIKLEYPELVEYAKGFVRSQMAQFGNNNPEEKELNDIVGRVLQNQEEAHKLQSQLISHKLLAFYKEKMTFDTKEVSYEDFVQEVYK from the coding sequence ATGAATATTACAAAACAAAATGTAGATGCGTTAAACGCAGTTGTAAAGATAGATATCGTTGCTGAAGATTATCAAGCAAAGGTAAATACTGAATTAGAAGCGCGTCGTAAAAAATCGACACATCCTGGTTTTAGAAAAGGAGAAGCGCCTATGGATGTAATTAAAAAACAACACGAAATAGAAATCGTTGTAGAAGAAGTAAATAAACTTGTACAACAATCTTTAAATAAATTTTTAGGAGAAGAAAAGTTAGATCTTTTAGGAAATCCTTTACCAAAAGCAAATAAAGATTTTAACTGGAATGATAAAGATTTTTCTTTTGAATTCGAATTAGGATTAGCTCCTGAATTTGATGTAGATTTAGCTCCTGCAAAAAATATTACTAAATATAGTATTTTTGCAACAGATGAATTACTTGATAAAGAAATTGAAAATATCCAAGTTCGTTTTGGTAGTCAATTACCTGTTGATGCTGCAAATGAAGAAGCAAATGTAACTGGTACTTTTGTTAACGAAGCAAAAGAAATTAATCAAAAAGCAACTGTTTCTGTAAAAGAAATTAACGGAAAAGCAAACTTAGAGAAGTTTGTAGGTGCTAAAGCAGGTGATGTTTTAGAATTAGGAACAAAAGGTTTATTTGAAGACGCTCATAAATTACAAGAAGTTTTAGGTGTTCCTCATGAAGCTGTTCACGCTTTAGATGTTAACGTATCTTTTACTATTGATGAAGTTACAAAAACGGAACCAGCTCCTTTAGAAAAAGATTTATTTGATAAATTATTTGTTGATGGAAGTGTAACTACTACTGCTGAATTAAAAGGTAAAATTAAAGAAGATGCTGAAAAGCAATTCGAACAACATGCTGATCAGCAATTATTAAACGCAATTACTGAAAATTTAGTTCAGAATACTAAATTCGATTTACCATCAGCATTTTTACAAAAATGGTTACAAACTGCAGGTGAAAAAGAATTAACTATTGATGAAGCTGCTGCTGAATACAATAAATCTGAAAAAGGATTACGTTACCAATTAATCGAAGGAAAGGTTATGAGAGATAACGAAATCAAATTAGAATACCCTGAATTAGTAGAGTATGCTAAAGGATTTGTTCGTTCGCAAATGGCACAATTTGGTAATAATAATCCAGAGGAGAAAGAATTAAACGATATCGTTGGTAGAGTTTTACAAAATCAAGAAGAAGCTCATAAGTTACAATCTCAATTAATTAGCCATAAATTATTAGCTTTTTATAAAGAAAAAATGACTTTTGATACAAAAGAAGTTTCTTATGAAGACTTTGTTCAAGAAGTTTACAAATAA
- the clpX gene encoding ATP-dependent Clp protease ATP-binding subunit ClpX: MSKEENLQCSFCGRKKPETDLLIAGMDAHICDKCIEQAHGIVEEEVTEAIESSLPKDLTLKKPKEIKAFLDEYIIGQDETKKGMSVAVYNHYKRLLQIKDDEDDIEIEKSNIVLVGETGTGKTLIARTIARMLNVPFSIVDATVLTQAGYVGEDVESILSRLLQAADYDVDKAERGIVFIDEIDKIARKGDNPSITRDVSGEGVQQALLKLLEGSVVNVAPKGGRKHPDQKFIEVNTKDILFIAGGAFSGIERIISKRLNMQAVGYSASIDEDKVDETNLLQYIIPSDLKSFGLIPEIIGRLPVLSYMNPLDAKTLRAILTEPKNSLIKQYTKLFAMDDIAFSLSEEAMEYIVEKAIEYKLGARGLRSLCEAILTDAMFEMPSSDEKELIITKEYAESKITKSGIKKLKAVS, translated from the coding sequence ATGTCGAAAGAAGAAAACTTACAATGTTCCTTTTGTGGGCGTAAAAAGCCAGAAACAGATTTATTAATTGCTGGTATGGATGCCCATATTTGTGATAAATGTATTGAGCAAGCTCACGGAATTGTAGAAGAAGAAGTAACTGAAGCAATAGAATCAAGTTTACCAAAAGATTTAACCCTAAAAAAGCCAAAAGAAATTAAAGCATTTTTAGATGAATATATTATTGGGCAAGACGAAACTAAAAAAGGAATGTCGGTAGCTGTATATAATCACTATAAAAGATTATTACAAATTAAAGACGACGAAGATGATATAGAAATTGAAAAATCTAACATTGTTTTAGTAGGTGAAACTGGTACTGGTAAAACATTAATAGCTCGTACAATTGCTAGAATGTTAAACGTACCTTTTTCTATTGTTGATGCCACTGTTTTAACTCAAGCAGGATATGTTGGTGAAGATGTTGAAAGCATTTTAAGTCGTTTATTACAAGCTGCTGATTATGATGTAGACAAAGCCGAAAGAGGAATTGTTTTTATTGATGAAATTGATAAAATAGCTCGTAAAGGTGATAATCCTTCAATTACTCGTGATGTTTCAGGAGAAGGAGTACAACAAGCTTTATTAAAATTATTAGAAGGATCGGTTGTAAATGTTGCTCCTAAAGGAGGAAGAAAACACCCAGATCAAAAATTTATTGAAGTAAATACCAAAGATATTTTATTTATTGCTGGTGGTGCTTTTTCAGGAATTGAAAGAATAATCAGTAAGCGTTTAAATATGCAAGCAGTTGGTTATAGCGCTTCAATTGATGAAGATAAAGTAGATGAAACTAATTTATTACAATATATTATTCCTTCGGATTTAAAATCGTTTGGATTAATTCCTGAAATTATTGGACGTTTACCTGTATTAAGTTACATGAATCCTTTAGATGCAAAAACATTACGTGCCATTTTAACAGAGCCTAAAAACTCTTTAATTAAGCAGTACACAAAGTTATTTGCTATGGATGATATTGCCTTTTCTTTATCAGAAGAAGCAATGGAATATATTGTAGAAAAAGCAATAGAATACAAATTAGGTGCACGTGGATTACGTTCATTATGTGAAGCTATTTTAACAGATGCAATGTTCGAAATGCCTAGTTCTGATGAAAAAGAATTAATTATTACCAAAGAATATGCAGAATCTAAAATAACAAAATCAGGAATTAAGAAATTAAAAGCAGTGTCTTAA